Genomic DNA from Mesorhizobium sp. J428:
AGGTCGAGCTCACGCGCGGCGCCACCTCGATCCGCACGGAGAACGGCCAGCTTGCGACCTACATCTTCGTTGACATCAGCGGTCGTGACCTCGGCGGCTATGTCGCCGATGCCCAAAGGGCCGTTGCGGAGCGGGTGACGCTGCCACCCGGCTATACCGTTGGGTGGAGCGGCCAGTTCGAATATCTGCAACGGGCCGAAGCACGCATGAAGATCGTCGTCCCGGTCACGCTACTCATCATCTTCCTGCTGCTCTATCTAAACTTCAAGGCGCTGACCGAGACGCTGATTGTCATGCTGTCCTTGCCGTTCGCGCTGGTCGGCGGGGTCTGGCTGATGTGGTGGCTCGGCTTCAACATGTCGGTCGCGGTCGCCGTTGGCTTCATCGCGCTCGCAGGCGTCGCCGCAGAAACCGGTGTGGTCATGCTCATATACCTCGAGCAAGCCATGGCTGAGCTGAAGGAGGAACGCGCCAAGCAGAAGCGGAGCTTCACCCGCGCTGATCTCTATGAGGCGATCATGCTCGGCGCAGTGGAGCGGGTTCGGCCGAAGATGATGACGGTCGTCGCCATTATGGCCGGTCTCGTTCCGATCCTGTGGAGCACGGGGACCGGGTCCGAGGTGATGCAACGCATCGCTGTGCCGATGATCGGCGGCATGATCTCGTCGACCCTTCTGACCCTGGTGGTGATCCCAGCCATCTACGGGCTGACCAAGGGCTGGCGGCTGCCAGCCACGTCTTCTGCGGATGTGACCAAGACAGAGTTCAAGTTGCCCCCCGTCAAGACGGCGCCGAATGAAAGCGGGCTGGCCTGACGAATGACATTATGGGCAGCGGCATGATGTAGGTGCATACGCCTCGTGGGCATCGCCGGGAGATTGCTCTCGTGATCGCAGCGCTCATCAAGTATCCGCTTTTCCGCTGACCAGCGCGAACAGTGGAGTGTTTTCGCCCTACTTCGAGGTCAGCTGAAGGTCGCAAGCATTGGCGACAGCTTGGTTGTGAAATTTCTGGCGGTATCTTTCGAATTATCATGGAACGCTGGTCGGCGAAGAATTGTCGCTGCATTGCGGCATGAGATTGCTCTCATCGGGCAGCTCAATTGCTTCTGGCGTTCCTCATGTCCAGGGCTGATTTCATACCTTCAGTGGGGTCGGAACAAGAACTGCTCAAAATCGTGCGCTAAGGGTGAACGGAGCAAGAACCCAAGCGCGATATCGGCCGTCTTGCACTTGATCTCTGTGGATAGCGTAGCCAAGGCTGATGTATGTGCCACCCAGTTTGACATCGTTCCATCGTGTATTGTGATGGAGTCGGCCGATGCGCAGACGGAAGCTTCTCAAAGATCAAGATCGGCAAGAACTTTTCAGCGTGCCGACCGATGATGACAGCCTCATCCGACACTATTCGCTGTCGTCGGCTGACAAGCTCGAGATTGGCCTTCGAAGGCGAGAACACAATCAGCTCGGCTTTGCTGTTCAGCTTTGCCTGATGCGCCACCCCGGCAGAGTGCTCGCAGCCGGAGAGACTCCGCCTCGCGCAATGCTAAAGTATGTTGCCGATCAGGTCGGCGCCGACCTCGGAACGTTCGCACTCTATGCGCGCCGTGAAGAAACCCGTCGCGACCATGCCGCGCGCTTGATGATGTATCTGGATACGAAGAGCGCAACGGGGGTGGACCGTCGAGCGGCGCTACTGGCTGCGATTCAGGCGGCAACGATATCCGACGACAGCGTCGGGATTGCGAAAGCCATCGCCGCGTCTTTTCGGGAACGCGGTTCTCTACTTCCGGTGACCGAGACCATTGAGAGAATAGGGCTCGCGGGCCGCTCGATTGCTCGTCGGCGGGCAGAGAGAGCGCTGATCGAAGAAATTTCCGTCGATACGCTTCAATCATTGGATAAGTTATTGGAGGTTGACCCGGCCATCGGCCAGACGCGCTTTCATTGGCTGCGATCGGCGCCAGAAGCGCCGGGTGCGTCCAACCTGGTCGGACTGACTGAACGGATTGCATTCCTTCGGACGCTGGAGATCGATCCGAAATTGCAGGCCCGCATATCATCGGGACGGTGGGAGCAAATGATCCGTGAGGGCAACGCCACGCCGGCATGGCTGGCCAACGACTTCAATGCGAGTCGCCGGCACGCTTTGATCGTGGCACAGGTCATCAAGCTCGGCCAGAAGCTCACCGACGATGCCGTGTCGATGTTTATCAAACTGATCGGTCGGCTGTTTTCGCAAGCCAGTAATCGCAAGAAGCAGCGACACATGGACTGCAGGCCGGATTCCGCCAAGGCGCTGCGCATGTTCCTCGACACAATCACAGCCCTGCAGTCCGCGAACGAATATGGCCGGAACGCATTGGAGGTACTCGATCAGGAAGTTGGGTGGCACCGGTTGCTTCGGATGAAGCCTGAGCTTGAGTCGATGGTCGAGGACAATGAGGCGTCGCCATTGACCTTAGCGGCCGAGCAATATGGGAGTGTCAACAAGTATGCCGTGAACCGCGCCGGGTTGATCGGAGGCTCCAATCCTTGAGAAGGTGGAGCCATGACAAGCAAGACAACGAACAGGTTTTCTCCCGAGGTCCGTGCCCGCGCGGTGCGGCTGGTTCTGGATCACGAAGGCGAGCACACCTCGCGGTGGGCGGCGGTGTCGTCGATCGCCGCCAAGATCGGCTGCACGGCGCAGACGTTGCATGAGTGGGTGAAGAAGGCCGAGCGCGATAGCGGCGTTCGCGCCGGTGTGCCTACGGATGTGGCGACGAAGCTCAAGGCTCTGGAACGCGAGAACCGCGAGCTTCGGCAAGCCAACGAGATCCTGCGCAAGGCGAGCGCGTATTTTGCCCAGGCGGAGCTCGACCGCCGGTTCAGGCCATGATCGCGTTCATCGACGATCATCGTGGGGCGCATGGGGTCGAGCCGATCTGCAAGGTGCTGCCGATTGCCCCGTCGACCTACCATGACCGTGTCGCCAAGCGCGTCGATCCCTCCCGGCTGTCGGTTCGGGCAAGACGGGATGCAGCCTTGAAGGATGAGGTTCGCCGCGTGTTCGAGGCTAACTTCCGCGTCTACGGCGTTCGCAAGGTCTGGCGCCAGTTGCAGCGCGAGGGCTTCGATGTTGCCCGCTGCACGGTTGCCCGCCTGATGAAGGCCATGGGTCTCGAAGGCATCATCCGCGGCAAGCCGCTCCGCACCACGGTGAGCGACAAGGCCGCACCTTGTCCGCTCGATCACGTCAATCGCCAGTTCCATGCCCCGGCACCGAACATGCTGTGGGTCTCCGACTTCACCTACGTCGCGACCTGGACCGGCTTCGTCTATGTCGCCTTTGTCATCGACACTTATGCGAGAAGGATCGTCGGCTGGCGGGTGAGCCGGACGGCGCATGCGAGCTTCGTCCTGGACGCTCTGGAACAGGCTCTCCACGATCGGCGGCCAATCCATCGCGGTGGGCTCGTGCACCATAGTGATAGAGGCAGCCAATACGTCAGCATTCGATACACCGAGCGCCTGGCGGAAGCCGGCGTCGAGCCGTCGGTCGGCAGCGTCGGCGACAGCTATGACAACGCTCTCGCCGAAACCATCAACGGTCTCTACAAGGCCGAGGTGATCCACCGACGCGGACCATGGCGCTCATTCGAGGCAGTCGAGTTCGCGACGTTGGAATGGGTGGACTGGTTCAACAATCGCCGGCTGCTGGAGCCCATCGGCAACATCCCGCCGGCGGAAGCCGAGGAACGCTACTACGCCATGCTGGTAGAACCAGCCATGGCCGCGTGACTCAAACGAAACGGCCTCCGGAAAACCCGGCGCGGTTCATCTCGTTACGATGTGTCGGTCCACTTCCAGCGCCTAACTACGAGGCCACCATACACAGACTTCGGTCGCTTGAACCCCGTGCGATACGGCGATGGCCCGTTCAACACCTTTGGTCCTCAACCGCGGCGCTCTCCAGTTCTTCCGCTTCCCTGTCGCCCCACCCACTCGCAAGCCCACTGGGAATGTCGCCGGCCAGCAGTTTCTCCTTAGACAACAACCCGGCATCCTCTAGGGCCTCGAAATCCGGCAGGTCGCGCAGCGTGTCGAGGCCGAACTCCAACAGAAATTCTTTGGTCGTGACGTAGGTGTATGGCGCGCCCGGCGACGGGCTACGCGGGCCCGAAGCGATCAGCTTCGCGCCGCGCAAATGGCCGATCAGGTCGCGCGAAACTTCCTTGCCGAAAAACGAAGACAGTTCTCCGCGCGTGATCGGCTGGAAGTAGGCGATGCACATCAGCACCAGCACGTCGGACTGCGTCAGGTTGGTTTTTGTCTCACCGCCGCCGACCGCCGCATGGATGGCATCGGCATAGGCTGGTCGCGTCAGGTGCTTCCAGCCGCCGGCGACGGCGACCAGGTCATAGGGCCGACCACGCAACTCCTCTCGAATATCGTCGATCAGCAGATCAATGCTGCAGCTTTTGCCGACGATCTTCGCCAGCGTCTCGCGGCCGACCGGCTCACTGGCGGCAAAAATGGTTGCCTCGACGCGATGCATCCATTCGCGCCAGCGCGCCTCCGGCGGCAGGTGATCCAGTTCGCGATCAAACAAATGGTCATTTGGCCGGCTGTCGCCTCCTTGCGGTCCTCCCCTTCTCCTACGTGCACTCTCTGCCATTGTCGTCACAGCCCGTAGATACGGAAGGTCGATCGGCCGGACAGCTCGCGCACGGCGCCGAGTTCGACCAGCCGGTCGAACAGCCGGCGCAGCCCACGGTCGCTCATGCCGGCGATCTTTTCGGATGCGACGATCGCGTCGTCGGACAGGAGCTTGTCGACGACAGCGTCCGCCGCCTTGGCCCTGAGTTTCGGCGCGACGCCGAGCAGCCGATCCGCGCGGCGCTCGAGCTCGGCGGAAAGGTCAATGGCGCGCAGCGCAGCGCGCGCCTGCGCGGCAAGCAGACTTTTGGCACGCTCAGGATGTGTCTCAGTGCTTGTGGCCGCAGAGATGGTTGTCGATCGACGCGGGCGAGCGCTTGTGCCCAACGTCGCCTCGGCGCCCAGCAGCGGTACCGTATGTGTCCAACCCAACCGTTGCGCCAGCAGGGCGTCGGCGAGCCAGGCTCCCAGAACGCGCCCAAAGCCGTGGCGTTCGGCGGCCATGAATGTGCCGGTCAGCGTTGCGACCATTCCGATGCTCGCGGAAAGCTGTCGAAGATCATATGCCAGTTCACCGACCACCTCGTCATCCGGGGCGTAGCCGAACTGTTCCAAGACAGCGGCGAGGTTTTTCTCCGTCAGCATCTTCTCCGCAGGCGAGCTGGCCAGCCGGCGCCAGGCAAGCAGCATCGATCCGGCGGGGCCGACGGACAAAAAATCGCCCGGGCGTGTGAGCAGCACGGCGTCGCGCAGCGCATTTTCATCCTCGACACGCCCCGCCTGCCGCGCTGTTACCGCGGCCGCCGCAAGCGCCAGCCGCTGCCGCCAAGCGCCGGCCCATTTTTCCTGCCGGCGGACCACCGTATCGAGCGCGCCGATGGCAGCGCCGGCGGCGAGCGCGAGATCCTCAAGGGCATTTAGCCCTACCCCGTTTCCGGCAAGGCTTTGCGCATCGGGGACGGCGCGCCGCAGCCATGTCGGGACGAGGACCGCCGATGGGGCAGTTGTCGCTCCAAGGAGCGAACCTGGGTGGCGGGAAAGAGATTTGGATCGCAGAATCATAACAAAGAGGATGAATCACGACGGCGCTTTTGGCAATCGACTTGCACTAAATGCGCCGCACCTGTCGCGTGACGAAAAGGAATGATAATCTTGCATTATCATTCGTTCTGTGAAACCCTTGGAAAATGGCCTCTGTGGCTCGCTTTTCATCGCCGGACGGCCTCCTTTAGGCGTCAGATCGACGAGAATTCGCGTTCATTGAGCGAACCGGGTTTGCGGCCAATTCCCGGACCCCGACCCGGGATGGCCTCACTCGTCGAGCAGAATGCCAAAATTCGCGTCAATCGTGCCTGCGATCGAAATCTCGCGCGCCATAGTGAGATTCCCCGAGCATGATTGTGAGACTGGCTGAATCGGAATTCGTGAGACTGCGCAACACGGCACGTAGTCTCACGATATCTGAATCGCCTGCGCATCGCAGCGCGGCTGGGGTGGCAGTCTCACCCCGGGCGCCGCCGCCGCGTTTTCGGCAAGCAGGGGTCGGCTCCGGCTGAGGGCGGAATCCTACGTTAAGGGTTTTATCAATGTCCTACGTTTAGCGGCGGCTTCAGGGACCAGATTGCTCACCAATTGCTCACCCGAGCCGATTAATTCGCTCAGCCATGGCTTTGAGGGCGCTTTGCACGATGAGTTGGCTTTGGGGAGCAACGTCTGAAGAGCGAAACAACTCGACCAGGCGCTGCAAATCCGCGCCCCATTGCCGTTTCAGGCTGTCGAGTTGGTCGACGTGACGGGCGAAGTCACCGCAATCCACGGCAGACTGGAAGGCACGTTCGAGATCGGCCGCACTGGCCATCAATGCAGCCAAGCTCCGCTTCAGCTTCTCGGGAAGTTCAGGCAGATCGCGGTAGGGGTGCGTTCCCGCCTCGATCATTTGCTGATTTCTCTCGGACATGGACTCCATCATATCCGCATAGCGATAGAAGCCCGGATAGCGCTGACACAGGTTCGACAGCACCTTGTCCGAAGCCGTGTCGTAAATCTGCTGAAGACCCTGCATATAGCCAAGCATATGATGGACGACCGCCGCTCCTTGAATGCCCTGCTTTTCCAGTTGTCGCATTCGCAGATCGATGGCGGCGGCGATCCGATGGTTTTCTTGTGACATGGAATAGCTTTCTGAATAGGGCTAGAGATTGGTCAGGTCTTCCGGGAACTGACCGCCTCTCTGGACGAATTGGCTCCAGGTTTCCTCGCCACGTTTCGAGACGACCCGGTGTGCAGGATCATCGTCATCAGCCTCAAGCAGGCCAAGACGTACGAGCGGTGCGACCGTCTTGTCACCGAATTGCTTTTCATAGGTGTGCCCGGGCACGACAAGCATCCATCCCGATGTTCCGCGTTCGGTGATGGCAGGGACAAGGCGTCCGCCTCGGGCGGGCCTGTCGCCGCGCGAAAGCGTGAACAGGCAGATGCTCCAGAACGCGTTTCTTGGACGTGGCGGTATCAACGCCCAATCCATTGGCCCGTTGTCTGGATATTCGATTATGGGAGCGGGCCTGTTTTCGCCGCCGTTGATGCCTTCCCGGTAGGCCCTCTCAAGCGCATTGGCGATTGCGCCCGCCGTATCGACGGACAGACCGTATTTTCGATTGTAGCGGTCTTTCGCAACGATTTCCCGGGCAATTTCCCTGAAGCGCGCCTTGCGATACGGATCGGGCTGAGGCAGTCTTACTGGCTTGGTCATAATGCGGTCTCCACCTGTGGAGCCTCAGAAGACTTGCGGCGCTTGACGATCTCCGCGACGGTATTCTTGCTGATGCCGAGATCGCGAGCGATCCATCGGTAGCTGCGACCTTCGGCGCTCAACGCAATGACCTTCGGTGCGAGCCGATCGGATTTAGGACGTTGTCCAGATTGTCGGCCGAGTTTCTTACCGCGTGCCTTTGCTGCGGCCAGGCCTGATTTCACGCGCTCGCTCAGAAGATCGCGCTCGAACTGAGCGATGCCGGCGAGCAGGGTCGCCATCATGCGGCCGTGCGGTGTGTCGAGTTCGAAGGTCATGCCGCTCATGGCGACAACCGAGACCTTCCAGCCGGCCAGTTTGTCGAGTGTGTTCAGCAGGTCTTGTGTGGAACGGCCCCAACGCGACAGTTCCGTCACGAGGACGGCATCGATTTGCCTGGCCTGGGCCAGATCGATGATCCGGTTGCGGGCAGTCCGGTTTGCCGATGCTCCGGAGGCGGTTTCCTTGAAGACGCCGAGGACTTCATAGTCGCCGCGCTCCGCGAACGCGGTCAGTTCATCGACCTGCCGCTCACAGGACTGGTCGGCGGTCGAAACGCGGCAGTAGATGGCGGCGCGCTGTCCCAATAGAACCCCTTTGGATTTTGCCCTTGCAAGCCGTTGATTTTGCTGGTCCGATTTTTGTCCAAAACAGACTAATGTTCAAGAGGGACGATTGTTTATGCCTCGACGCCAAATTCTGACCGAGCGACAGCGCTCCGCACTCTTTGATCTGCCGACGGACGAAGCGTCACTGTTGCGGCACTACATTTTGTCCGATGACGATCTCACCCATATTCGGGAGCGACGCCGAGCGCGCAATCGTTTCGGCTTTGCCCTGCAACTGTGTGCCCTGCGCTATCCCGGTCGGCTGCTGTCCCCTGGAGAGCTTATCCCGCAAGAGCTGTCCCGGTTTCTGGCAGCGCAGCTTGGGCTGAGCGTCGGGGACCTGGCCGAATACGCGGCGCGGGAGGAAACACGCCATGAGCATCTGGCCGCGTTGCGTACGATCTACAGCTACAGGAGCTTTGCCGGTCGTGGCGCCCAGGAACTGCGGGACTGGCTTGCCACTCAAGCCGAAGACGCGCGTTCAAACGAGGACCTCGTGCGCCGGTTTGTCGAACGATGCCGCCAAACCCAGATCATTCTTCCGGCAATCACGACGATCGAGCGGTTGTGCGCCGATGCTCTGGTGGAAGCCGAGCGCCGGATCGAGATGAGGATTGCCGAGCGTCTTGATCAACCCATGCGTGACCAGCTCAACGCGCTGCTGACGGAAATGGTCGAGGGCAACATCAGCCGCTTCATCTGGTTGCGCAAAATCGAGACCGGCGACAATTCGGCCATGGCCAATCGTTTGCTCGACAGGCTCGAATTCCTGCAAAACCTCGCTCTCGACCCACAGGTGCTGGCCGGTGTTCCGCCACACCGGGTTGCTCGGCTCCGCCGACAGGGTGAGCGGTATTTCACCGATGGTTTGCGCGATATTGGCACAGACAGGCGTCTGGCTACACTCGCTGTCTGCGCGGTGGAATGGGCCGCCGCGACCGCCGATGCCATTGTCGAAACCCATGATCGAATCGTCGGCAAAACCTGGCAGGAAGCCAAACGGCTCTGCGACGGACGAGCCGCAGATGCCAGGACCGCCGTAACCGATACCTTGCGGGCCTTTTCCGGTCTCGGCATGGTGATGCTCGAAGCGCGAGACGACGGCACCTCCCTGGAAGCGGCGATCGCCACATCACCAGGCTGGACGGAACTGGAGAAACTGGTCGCCACTGCCTCGCAACTCACCGATACACTTGCCGCCGATCCGCTGGCCCATGTCACGCAAGGTTTTCATCGCTTCCGGCGTTATGCGCCGCGTATGCTGCGCAGGCTGGATATCAAGGCGGCCGCCGTGGCCACGCCGCTCATGGAGGCGATTGCCCTGGTCAGGGGAAAATGCGATCCACCGTCACTGCCTACAGCTTTTTTGCGATCGACCTCCAAATGGAACCGGCATCTCAAAACGCAAGACGAAGGCGACAATCGTTTGTGGGAGGTGGCGGTCCTGTTTCACTTGCGCGACGCATTCCGCTCCGGCGATGTCTGGCTTGCGCACTCACGCCGCTATGCCGATCTCAAACAGGCACTGGTGCCGATGGCGGCCGCCCAGGCCACGGCAAGATTGGCGGTTCCATTCGAAGCCGAGGCGTGGCTTGCCGATCGCAAGGCCAGAATGTCGGACGGGCTGAAACGCCTGGCGAAAGCTGCCCGAACCGGGACCCTTCCGCTCGGCAGCATCGAGGACGGTGTCCTGCACATGGAACGCCTGACAGCAGTGGCGCCCAAGGATGCCGACGAGCTGATCCTCGATCTTTACCGGCGTATGCCGGAGGTGCGCATAACCGACATTCTACTGGATGTTGAAGCGGCGACGGGGTTTGCCGATGCCTTCACCCATCTTCGCACCGGCGCACCCTGTCAGGACAAAATCGGTTTGCTGAATGTGATGCTTGCCGAAGGCCTCAACTTCGGACTGAGAAAGATGGCCGAGGCTTCAAATACCCATGACTACTGGCAATTGTCGCGCCTGTCGCGCTGGCATGTCGACAGCGACGCCATCGACCAGGCTCTCGCCATGGTCGTCGCGGCCCAGGGGCGTTTGCCCATGGCCCAATTCTGGGGAATGGGCACTTCGGCTTCCAGCGACGGTCAGTTCTTCCCGACCGCCCGACAGGGCGAGGCGATGAATCTCGTCAACGCCAAATACGGCAACGATCCCGGCCTGAAAGCCTATACGCACCTGTCAGATCAGTTTGCCCCTTTCGCAACCCAGCTCATTCCGGCAACCGTCAGCGAGGCACCTTACATTCTCGACGGACTGCTCATGAACGAGGCCGGCCAACGCGTACGGGAGCAATATGCCGATACCGGCGGCTTCACCGATCATGTCTTCGCCACCGCCTCGATCCTCGGCTACCGCTTCATCCCCCATATCCGGGATTTGCCATCGAAGCGCCTTTATGTGTTCAACCCCGCCGGGACACCGAGCGAGTTGCGCGGCCTGGTCGGCGGCAGGGTCAGGGAAGACTTGATCGTCTCGAACTGGCCCGACATCCTGCGCAGCGCCGCGACCATGGTCGCCGGCATCATGCCGCCGAGTCAGTTGCTGCGAAAATTCGCATCCTATCCGCGCCAGCACGATCTCGCGCTCGCCCTTCGTGAGGTTGGCCGCATTGAGCGTACGCTCTTCATCATAGAATGGATCCTCGATGCCGACATGCAGCGGCGGGCTCGTATCGGCCTCAACAAGGGCGAGGCGCATCACGCGCTCAAGAATGCCTTGCGCATCGGCCGGCAAGGCGAAATCCGCGACCGAACGACTGAGGGCCAGCACTATCGCCTCGCCGCCCTCAACCTGCTTGCCGCCATCATCATCTACTGGAACACGGTGCATCTTGGTCAGGCCGTCGCGCAACGTAGCAATGCCGGCCTCCCCGTACCGCTAGAATTGCTCTCCCATATCTCGCCGCTTGGATGGGCGCACATCCTGCTGACCGGCGAATACAGATGGCCAAAAAATGGCAGCAGGCAATCTATTTTGGGGAGGTGAACAAGATCTGGAAAAGCTCCTCCGCTCGCTTCAACCCTTCATCCGTCAGAACGACAGATTTCGCCTTATTGACCGGATCGGCAATCAGCCCCTTGCGGTGCAACCGATCCAACGCATCCCAGTCATGCCCCCTCCAGGCTCGCCGCTCGTCATGCACCGTCAGCCACAGCAGCCCCAAAACCGCATCATCAATTCTATCGATATCAACGTCATCCATGCCGCCAAAACTACCACAAAGCGCTCAAAATCACTCGCTTGCTATCCAATTCAGACCAGAAATCCCTTAACGTAGGATTCCGCCCTCAGCCGGAGCCGACCCGAAGCACAGCATCGATCAGGCGCGCCCGAACCCGCTCCCGCTTTCGCCGAGGCAGCTCTTCCGCTGCGATCCAGTTCGGATCAGCCAGAATTTGACGGGCCAGGCGCTCGTACTCTGCCGCCGAGCGCTTCAGCAGCTGGACGTGCGACCATCGGCTTGAGCTTGAGAGGCGGATCTGTCGTGACGCGGCGCGCCGCACCAGATGGGCAGCAAAAGGCGGCATTTCCCCGTCACCGCGCAGATCGACGCCGAAAACATCGTCGAGAGCCAGCAGCGTGACGACGCGCCAGCGCACTGGCAATTGTGCAAGCGGAGTTTTGGCGCCGACGGCATGCCTGACGTCATAGGGACATCGCCAGCCCGCCTGGTTGAACCACAGGGCAAGCACGGGCCGCGCGGCTGCCGGATGATCGAGCGGCGCCCAAAGGATCGCAAGCGCCTTCTCGAACTGCGCCCGCTCAGGCTTTTCGCCATTTAAGCTTGCGGTGATCCGCTGCTGGACGGCAAGCGCCCTGCTCATAAGGGTAACGTCGTGCGGCCGACCGCCCTCCCCTCCCCTACCGGCCAGAAGCAGGCCGCAATAGCTGCATGCGGGCTGCGCGCGACCGTCGAGCAGGCGGAAGGCCACGGAAAGACGCCGGTGGCACGAGACACAACGATCCTGCAGCAGCCGGCCGTGAACTGGGCAGATGCTGCGCTCGGCAAGCATCCAGCCGGCTCGCAAATATCCGTCGCGCCCTGCGGATTGATCGGCAGCGAAGCAGGCGAGACAGACCGGGGGCGATCCCGTCACTGTCGACGGCGTCCACTCCGGTCCCCGGCTCCCGTACCATGCTCGAGTGCGGCGCGGGTAGCGCCAACTCAAGGACAGGCGACGCAATCGATCAGGGTCGACACCGCAAGCCCGGGCCCACACCCTCGTCTGGCCGGCCGCCGGAGCGGCATCGTCGATAGGCACGGGTGACGACAGGCCACTGAGATAACCGGCCAGTTCCGGTGCTGTAAGGCCATAGCGATGTGCCACCCGCGCCATCCAGGAGGACAGCAATTCGTCGCGATAGGGTCGCGGCGCGACCGGTAGACGACCCGGCCGCATCACCCGGCTGCCGCCTGCGGCATCCGCCGGCGTGCCGATTGCGTCATCGACACAAGCGGCAGGACGAGATCCTCCCCGAAACTGTCTCGATCAAGCCGTTCCCTTCCCGACCGGATCGCCTCCTCGGCGGCCGTTTCGATCAGCCGGAAAATCCGCGCCGTGACGCCGCTGGTGAGCCTGTGGATCCGTTCACGAACCGCGGCGCTTTCGAGATCAGACGGCGCTCGCAGCGGCAGAATGCCAGCCAGGCTCTTCAAGAGCCGCGCAAAGGCGTGGTCGTTCTTCCAGGGTTTTAGGTGAAACGCCTCGAAGCGCTCGGCGAGCTGCGCGTCGGTGAGCAAGGCCTGGCGCGCCAGATCGGTGCCGGCGCAGACAAGCGGCACTCTCAGGTCGTTCGCGAGAAACCGTAGCGCATTCAGAAAAATCCGCTGCTGCCGATAGGTCCCCGCCAGCATGCCGTTCACCTCGTCGAGCACGATCATCCTGGCGCCGACGGTGCGCAGCAACGAGCGGCAGATGTCCTTCTCGCGGGCAAGTGTGCCGCCGACAAGCGCGGGAGCCTGCAGGCTGGCCAACAATTCCCGATAAAGGTCGCGCTCCACCGGCTCCGAGGGCACCTGCGCCACGACGACCGGTCTGTTCGTAACGCCGGTCGACTGACTGAAAGTGGCCGCGTGTGCACGCTCGAATTTGCGGACGATCTTGGTCTTGCCCATGCCGGTGTCGCCATAGATCAGCAGGCAGGGCATGCGGTCACGCGGCGGATAGGCCAGCAACGCATTCAGACGAACGAGTGCGGCTTCCGCCTGGTCGAAACCGATCCAGCGGTCGCCCTTGATCCAGGCAATGCGCTCGTCATCAGGCAGCGCGGCATGGCGGTGGTAGCGCTCGTCGAGGTGATCGTAGGTCCCCTCCCCTCTCACGACCATTCCTCGACGGCATAGACCGGGATCTTGCTCCAATCGATCGGGCGGTCTTCGACAGCTTGCGGAGGCGTGGTGGTCCGTGCCG
This window encodes:
- a CDS encoding IS3 family transposase (programmed frameshift), with amino-acid sequence MTSKTTNRFSPEVRARAVRLVLDHEGEHTSRWAAVSSIAAKIGCTAQTLHEWVKKAERDSGVRAGVPTDVATKLKALERENRELRQANEILRKASAYFCPGGARPPVQAMIAFIDDHRGAHGVEPICKVLPIAPSTYHDRVAKRVDPSRLSVRARRDAALKDEVRRVFEANFRVYGVRKVWRQLQREGFDVARCTVARLMKAMGLEGIIRGKPLRTTVSDKAAPCPLDHVNRQFHAPAPNMLWVSDFTYVATWTGFVYVAFVIDTYARRIVGWRVSRTAHASFVLDALEQALHDRRPIHRGGLVHHSDRGSQYVSIRYTERLAEAGVEPSVGSVGDSYDNALAETINGLYKAEVIHRRGPWRSFEAVEFATLEWVDWFNNRRLLEPIGNIPPAEAEERYYAMLVEPAMAA
- a CDS encoding SMC-Scp complex subunit ScpB: MAESARRRRGGPQGGDSRPNDHLFDRELDHLPPEARWREWMHRVEATIFAASEPVGRETLAKIVGKSCSIDLLIDDIREELRGRPYDLVAVAGGWKHLTRPAYADAIHAAVGGGETKTNLTQSDVLVLMCIAYFQPITRGELSSFFGKEVSRDLIGHLRGAKLIASGPRSPSPGAPYTYVTTKEFLLEFGLDTLRDLPDFEALEDAGLLSKEKLLAGDIPSGLASGWGDREAEELESAAVEDQRC
- a CDS encoding DUF1403 family protein, which translates into the protein MILRSKSLSRHPGSLLGATTAPSAVLVPTWLRRAVPDAQSLAGNGVGLNALEDLALAAGAAIGALDTVVRRQEKWAGAWRQRLALAAAAVTARQAGRVEDENALRDAVLLTRPGDFLSVGPAGSMLLAWRRLASSPAEKMLTEKNLAAVLEQFGYAPDDEVVGELAYDLRQLSASIGMVATLTGTFMAAERHGFGRVLGAWLADALLAQRLGWTHTVPLLGAEATLGTSARPRRSTTISAATSTETHPERAKSLLAAQARAALRAIDLSAELERRADRLLGVAPKLRAKAADAVVDKLLSDDAIVASEKIAGMSDRGLRRLFDRLVELGAVRELSGRSTFRIYGL
- a CDS encoding recombinase family protein — its product is MGQRAAIYCRVSTADQSCERQVDELTAFAERGDYEVLGVFKETASGASANRTARNRIIDLAQARQIDAVLVTELSRWGRSTQDLLNTLDKLAGWKVSVVAMSGMTFELDTPHGRMMATLLAGIAQFERDLLSERVKSGLAAAKARGKKLGRQSGQRPKSDRLAPKVIALSAEGRSYRWIARDLGISKNTVAEIVKRRKSSEAPQVETAL
- a CDS encoding Tn3 family transposase, translated to MPRRQILTERQRSALFDLPTDEASLLRHYILSDDDLTHIRERRRARNRFGFALQLCALRYPGRLLSPGELIPQELSRFLAAQLGLSVGDLAEYAAREETRHEHLAALRTIYSYRSFAGRGAQELRDWLATQAEDARSNEDLVRRFVERCRQTQIILPAITTIERLCADALVEAERRIEMRIAERLDQPMRDQLNALLTEMVEGNISRFIWLRKIETGDNSAMANRLLDRLEFLQNLALDPQVLAGVPPHRVARLRRQGERYFTDGLRDIGTDRRLATLAVCAVEWAAATADAIVETHDRIVGKTWQEAKRLCDGRAADARTAVTDTLRAFSGLGMVMLEARDDGTSLEAAIATSPGWTELEKLVATASQLTDTLAADPLAHVTQGFHRFRRYAPRMLRRLDIKAAAVATPLMEAIALVRGKCDPPSLPTAFLRSTSKWNRHLKTQDEGDNRLWEVAVLFHLRDAFRSGDVWLAHSRRYADLKQALVPMAAAQATARLAVPFEAEAWLADRKARMSDGLKRLAKAARTGTLPLGSIEDGVLHMERLTAVAPKDADELILDLYRRMPEVRITDILLDVEAATGFADAFTHLRTGAPCQDKIGLLNVMLAEGLNFGLRKMAEASNTHDYWQLSRLSRWHVDSDAIDQALAMVVAAQGRLPMAQFWGMGTSASSDGQFFPTARQGEAMNLVNAKYGNDPGLKAYTHLSDQFAPFATQLIPATVSEAPYILDGLLMNEAGQRVREQYADTGGFTDHVFATASILGYRFIPHIRDLPSKRLYVFNPAGTPSELRGLVGGRVREDLIVSNWPDILRSAATMVAGIMPPSQLLRKFASYPRQHDLALALREVGRIERTLFIIEWILDADMQRRARIGLNKGEAHHALKNALRIGRQGEIRDRTTEGQHYRLAALNLLAAIIIYWNTVHLGQAVAQRSNAGLPVPLELLSHISPLGWAHILLTGEYRWPKNGSRQSILGR
- a CDS encoding DUF6429 family protein is translated as MDDVDIDRIDDAVLGLLWLTVHDERRAWRGHDWDALDRLHRKGLIADPVNKAKSVVLTDEGLKRAEELFQILFTSPK